A stretch of DNA from Oncorhynchus nerka isolate Pitt River linkage group LG22, Oner_Uvic_2.0, whole genome shotgun sequence:
CCGCCCCATGACAAAATGATATGTTTGTGGGTACGCAGAACCGCGAACAACTGCAGCCCTCATGATGAGTTTAGATTTTTTtatggcccccacccccatcaaagttgcccatcttTGCTTTAGGGGATTGTGCTTTAATGAGATGTGCATGTTGGAGTAGTGTCATGCGCCACACAGTCAAACATACCATGACAACTAGCTTACACACTCCCTTCACACCAAATGCCCACGacaccaacacactgagatcTAACTCTTACCAAGCGTTTCAAATGACTTAATATATTAGACAGAACACTTTCCTGCACTAAAGTCTTTGATAAAGCGACAGGTTTTCTGCTCAAATCTGTATTTTGTGCCACAGCTGTACAGATCCAATAGAATCCTCCCAATTGTATCCTGCTGAGTTTCTACAAGCAGCTTTACTGACTGTCCCACATCCATAAATCAGGCTTGTTGCCTGGCCTGATTAACTGGTTGTATAAAAGTATTCAGACAAATTGGCAGGTTTTCCACTCTAATCAGACTTGTGCCACCCTTCACTGACAGCACAGGAAAAGAGAATGTTAGCATAATTTACACAGTTCTGTTGGAAGATGAAAAAGGATGTCTGAATGAGAGTTCAGTGAGGATACGAGACAGGGACATTAGTAGGTGTGTGTGGATGAggagacagagcaagagaaacTTGTGTGTTGCTTTTGGAGACCACCTACTGCTTTTGCAGGCTAAATAACTAGTGCATCCATAATTTATGACACCCAAGGGGTAACACAATTCTGGGGAACCGAGACAGTGATGGAGTGCGCATGTGTGAgagtgtgttcgtgtgtgtgtgtgtgtgtgcgtgtgtgtggtttggGAGTGGGACTGACCTCTGCTTGACTGCTGATACTTTATTTGTTCGGCAGCTGATGGGACCAGTAGGAGAGGTTGTGGGGGTCTCCTCAAACAGGATATTTGAAGAGTTGTCATCACATGAAGTGGTAGGAGAGACTTCCTCAAAAGGATTATTGCACACGGTGGCCTCTGCCTCTCTATTCTGCTTCATTGGTTGTTCAACTTTGTCCAACTTTACCCTGACCTCCTCATGCCTTCGCTTTTTCTCCATCTGTGCATTCCtctttttctccttctctgtcatctcttcttcctgtcctctcAAATCCTCTTTTTTCATATTTTCTTCATCCACCCTAAACCTCTCTTTCGCCTCCATCAGTTTTCCCTGCTCCTCATTTCTTCTATCCTCTTCCCTTTCTTCTTCAAGCCTCGTTCTTTCTGCTTCTTCCTTTCTCAACATCTCCTGCTctattctcctttcctcctcattCTTCATCTTCCTCTGCTCTTCTTCATTTCTCCGcatatcatcctcctcctccctcagccTTTCTTCCTTTTCCCTAATCTTCCTCAGCTCTTCCTCCTTTCTCAGCctatcctcctcttccctcttaaTTATTTTGTCCTCCATCCTCTTTATTCCCATTTCCTCTCTCAGCCAATCTTCCTCTGCGGTCttcctcactctttcttcctcctcaatcctcctcctcctttcctcctcctcctccttcctcagcctatcctctctcttcattcttTCTTCTTCAGcctctctcttcattcttccttcttcctcctcaaacctcctttcttcctcctccttcctcactcggtcctcctctctcttcattcttccttcttcctcctccttcctcctcactctgtcctcttctctcttcatgtTTTCTTCAGCctctctcttcattatttctTCTTCCGCCTCAATCCTTCTCTTcttttcttcttcctcctccagcctatcatcctctctcttcattcttccttcttcctcctcctcaaacctcctttcttcctcctccactcGGTTTTCCTCCCTCTTCATTTTTTCTTCAGCCTCTCTCTTTAGTCTTTCTTcacccctcctttcctcctcccttaTTTTTCTCAGTAtatcctcctgttccctccttagtctttcttcctcctccctcatcttcctctcctcttcctctctttgcatactctcctcctgttctctcctaaTCCTTTCTTCCTCCTTAATCCTCTCATCTTTCTCCCTTTTCAATCTTTCCTCCACCTCCCTCATTTTACTCTCGTCCTCCTTTCTCAGTATATCCTCCCTCATTATTTCATGTTCTTCTCTCCTAattctttcctcttcttcccacctctcttgttcctccatttctctccttttctcctctaacCTCCACTTTTCCTGGTCTTCCTTCCAAATgctgttctctccctccaccttcagactcctctcctcctgttcctcttctAGCCTCatttcttccccctcctcctccgtaATCTTGCTTTTCTCTTGTTCCTCCTTCCTtatcctctcttcctcatctaacttcttcctctcctgctcttcctttttcttcctctcctcatccaacatagccctctcttcctcctctgcccAGGTTGAAGGCTGCCTCAGGGCCCTGAAGGAGTCCATGGAGGTGCCGGAGCTCTTACGACCCTGGGCCTTGCGCAGGTCTTCCACGGAGCCATGGCCTGAGCTGGCCAGGCTAAAGTTGGAGACGGTGCGGGCGCTCCGGGGCTGGGGCTCCTCTGTGTACATGTGAGTGCCGTTGATGCACAGGTTACTCTGCTCTGCAAGCGGGGCAGGAATCTTAGAGCGCCCTAGGGACAGAGAACTGCCTGTGCGCTTATGGGTCTGAAACTTGAATTTATTTTTACCTTTggatgagaaagaaagaaagaaacggGGAAAGGTTAGATCTGCAAAGACATACTGTATAACATAAGCATTTTCTAGTAGATAATGCTGCTATATTATCTACTGAATGGACGGCCTATGATGATCCTCACCTTCAGAGGAGTCCACATTGAGGCCTGTGGAGCGGCTGCCACTCAATGAGGAGTTCTTCTCAGGCAGAGGGCCCAGGACAGACATAGACTGAGACAGTCCGTGATGCTGCAGGTTAGACTTGGGAGAAAACAGAGACTTCAGCttgtttttcttctttttctctcctttgtctgtacccccctctccctccccctcactgtcCGTCAGAACCTGGGTGAAGGACGGTACCACGGCAGACGCAGTGTCCGACAGACTCTCCTTTTTGCCTCGCACCTTGTCCTTGAACCTTGCCAGGCGGGAGTGCGGCTTTTCTGTAGCAGAGAGGTCGAACATGCTGGCTGTCATGTTATTCTTCATAAACTGGATGTCCACCTGCACCTCTCCCCGGTCTTTGTCTGGCTTGCCTGCCTTGTCCAGCAGTTTATGCCATCTGTCAAGAGAAAATCTGTATTATTTATCAAAACACTTCAACCGAATATAACTAGTATAAAACAAATGCTGTTCTTCGCCAAGAGATGTCACAAGAACTAAAGGTGTAAATTAATGTGAGACAGTGaaaaaaataaatcaacataatattttatttttcagaTGCCTGCCAACTCCTCCAGGGGTTCATGGCCATTGAAAATAACTTGTAAGTGAGCTCAGAAATAACTTGACATATGTAGGCAATAACCACTTATTTTCAGATAACACACACTGTTCAGACCGATCTGTCTGAACAATCCCAGTCTGCATAAGCAGAGCAAGGCTGAGGATCCAATAACGTATATTCACTTGCCTCTGGGCCTCCCCtccagctttaaaaaaaaaagacagtGTCTACATGGTGATAGCTTTTCACAAATAAAGAATGCTTTCACCCCTAGCATAGCTTTATTTTAGGATGCTATTTTTTCCCCTTTTTGTTACAGGGTTCCAAGGGGGTTCCAAGGATTTATCATAACCAAGTGAATAATTCCAGTAAGTAGGGGCTGACGCCATTTTTCCTTTTACTGTTTAGAGTTTCTCCATGGAAACGGTGATCAGTACAGTAGCTCTCTCTGAATTGGCCCAAGGGTGGAGGGACCAGCGGAAATGACTGATGATGCGGTGAGTGTTCTGGAGAGTCAGTGTTTGGGCAATAATGATTCATACTAAATGTTCACCAGCAGGAACATTATGtatttcattctatttctatcacTGAGCCGTCCTAATAAATTGTTGTCACTACTCTGTTAAGACTGAATACCATGCCTTAAAACACTAATGTACCATAAAAGGCAACTTAAGGGGGAACCGGGTTCCAGGAGTGAAATCATTTTGCAATGTAAAATGTAATTGATAGATTACATTGGAGGGTTCTGAGAGTGTTTTTTTTCCCACCCCATGTCCCCCCCTGCTACAGGGTATGCATGTTAAATATTGTCAATTCCAATCAATTTAGGTTCATATTTAATTAATGACTTTAGAAATCCCCAGGCACTTGTCTATTTATGAATGTAGTTCACAAAATATAAAATCAGAATAACAGAAATATAATTCCTCTATGCCTACAATCTGTTTCATTTAGAGGTTCACTAGTACAGAAGATTCCTTTTGAGGATATGAAGGTCAAAGTACAATAAATAGAATTCTTCATGCTGACTGGTTCAATGACCCTCAACAAATCACTATTGTATAAAACATCAAACTAGAGGGGTTAGTTTGTCTGTTTGTATTCTACATGTCATTATTATGTTATTCTAGCAGGTACACACATCTGTCAAAACAATCATTGATTTATAGTTTGGAACTGAACAATTAAGGGCTGAGGCAGCAGCAAAAGTCTCTGTCAAGCAAAACCCATAAGGCCTGAGGTTGTCTGTTCCTCAAACTCTTTCCTGAAAAAACAACCCAGTTGAAGTCTGGAGGGAAATGAAAAAGGACAGGAAGAGACAGCTAGGGGCCTTAGATCTGCAAggttaggatgtgtgtgtgtttcttatcTCCAGTGAAGCACTCAATGTGAATCCAAACAAAGGCAATGAAAGAGACTGGCTACTCACAGAATGACAAATGTGATGAATCATTgaatggggtgagagagagcttCAACTCCCTCCATCATTATTACTGCAGCTGTGTTTTAGAGAGGACCGGATTGGGAAAGGTAGCACAAGGTAAGTACGGGTGGCAGCTGGGGTGgcaggttagagcattgggccagtaactaaaaggttgctggttcgaatacgCAAGGTGCTCGAATACCCAAGGCACATAACCCTTATTTTCTCCAAGGTCACTATACTACTATGGTTGACCTTGTAGAACAACACATTTACCGAGACCTATCTGCTTTATGACAATAAAACATATAGAGATTTTTTTATTGTCCATTGCTGTTATTAATTCACGTGAAAAATAGAGCAATACATTTGGGAATTGTACAACAATCCAAAACAAAGCAGTAAGGCTTGCTCAACCTGTCCCTCTATTGAGTCAATTACTGTGAAATGTACAGAGAAATTAAATAATTGATGGACattactgtatgtcctagctgtcaTTGCAATCCCTTGCGAACTGACGACACATACATTTTTGTAAGTGCTATGAGAAATATTTTGAGCATTACATCTGTGATGGAGACTGTATGAGAGAAATGTGAaagatgtcacacacacacctcctcaatCCTCACTTAATGTGGGTGTGTCCATGAGTAAACAAGTAATTTGTTTATGTAACACCTCTCCCATTGAGTCTAAAATACTGATCCAGCATGGAATATTAGGCAGCTTCACACACCCTCCTTTCATGTTACTTAGTGACGGAATTCCCCCCAAATACTcatcctgtccttctcctccctgCTAGTGTGTGGAATACTGAGCCAGAACGTCAGGGAAAGACATGCCTGCTCCTGGAATTACTTAGGGGTCACATCGCTTACAGAAAAACGACATGACGTGGAAAATCACAACTTCACATTAAATTTAACATGAGAAATcatgtgaaaatgtgtttttggaacacttcacttGACAACATTTTTCACATGTAGTTTCATGATGTCACATGTTGCTTATATGTTGTCACATTAACTTCACATGTGATCATGtgaaaacatgtgtttttggaacacttcacaaaAGGGATAGCAGTCTACTGTTATATTGTAGTAGCTGAGaggttacagtaccagtcaaaagtttggacacacctactcattcaagggattttctttattttactattttctacattgtagaataatagtgaatatatcaaaaactatgaaacaacacatatggaatcaagtagtaaacaaaaaagttaaaatatattttttatttatgtttgagattcttcaaagtagccactctttgccttgatgacagctttgcgcactcttggcattctcttaaccagcatCTTTAGGTAGTCACcgagaatgcatttcaattaacaggtgtgccttcttaaaagttaatttgcgtaatttctttccttcttaacttctctaggatagggggcagcatttggaattttggatgaaaagcattcccaaattcaactgcctgctactcatccccggaagataagatatgcatatcattagtagatttggatagtaAACACtcgagtttctaaaactgtttgaatcatgtctgtgagtataacagaacgtaTGTACCAGGGGAAACCATTcagatatttttttgttgtttgaGGTCACCCTCTTTTCAATGGGGTTTCATTGGGAatacagatttctaagggacttgcttgcagttcctaccgcttccactggatgtcaccagtctttagaaattggttgaggttattcctttgtgtaatgaagtacggccatcttgaacaagggtcacttcatgtgtaccgtttgatagaggcgcatgaccagaaagcatgc
This window harbors:
- the LOC115105808 gene encoding uncharacterized protein LOC115105808, producing MSLSDQSRQCYPTSVQVTVVQARSLRIKGKNGTNDAYAIMQVAKDKFATSVAENSVAPVWKEEATFELPLFHNGNTEKCTLHVHVMYRALVGPDKLLGQAVINLLELSEVKSRNKTEWHKLLDKAGKPDKDRGEVQVDIQFMKNNMTASMFDLSATEKPHSRLARFKDKVRGKKESLSDTASAVVPSFTQVLTDSEGEGEGGTDKGEKKKKNKLKSLFSPKSNLQHHGLSQSMSVLGPLPEKNSSLSGSRSTGLNVDSSEGKNKFKFQTHKRTGSSLSLGRSKIPAPLAEQSNLCINGTHMYTEEPQPRSARTVSNFSLASSGHGSVEDLRKAQGRKSSGTSMDSFRALRQPSTWAEEEERAMLDEERKKKEEQERKKLDEEERIRKEEQEKSKITEEEGEEMRLEEEQEERSLKVEGENSIWKEDQEKWRLEEKRREMEEQERWEEEERIRREEHEIMREDILRKEDESKMREVEERLKREKDERIKEEERIRREQEESMQREEEERKMREEEERLRREQEDILRKIREEERRGEERLKREAEEKMKREENRVEEEERRFEEEEEGRMKREDDRLEEEEEKKRRIEAEEEIMKREAEENMKREEDRVRRKEEEEGRMKREEDRVRKEEEERRFEEEEGRMKREAEEERMKREDRLRKEEEEERRRRIEEEERVRKTAEEDWLREEMGIKRMEDKIIKREEEDRLRKEEELRKIREKEERLREEEDDMRRNEEEQRKMKNEEERRIEQEMLRKEEAERTRLEEEREEDRRNEEQGKLMEAKERFRVDEENMKKEDLRGQEEEMTEKEKKRNAQMEKKRRHEEVRVKLDKVEQPMKQNREAEATVCNNPFEEVSPTTSCDDNSSNILFEETPTTSPTGPISCRTNKVSAVKQRPSSCVNPSQPSVSSNPFLSFLSPEIEISMDSPRVDGETRGTQDPSTDLMEKKDPAPLPLNQRWARMDNWPSKGNGQSVTVNLARTKPTKQPPPPIRQSSTSLVGCGDNQESVSGQDHSSIRMDKGPAPDRPSQAPSQTQRDQSMTRVNLGHKDIGASMSKVSQRVVKIITPLRFSSTATTEHTSGGQSSTHHGNQPEQEMPSATGGLRVAKHNKGPAPSRPQYPPGKTMPKVDVIDKQLNTEEHDSLVEFDPNNPFAEDCRMEKSSGHGEEQRLTGEYQESLDSPNHQSCTSIEANPGSMLNSVVRDSMELPTPNVLLAEDGSRHIKNSLAELVCVPLLPLKKTSISREEDTGKQSSVKLQSPGVSSLSKLSSSISEKLQNRGVGMALTCVTIAQPPCVPSPAPSILPQPKPLKGSGGRSNCPPQTSSLPGQRTLLQAGAMSSVAEHCSGEEAGGRGDRPTSSTRRPHPVKPLSSLENQPASNIQERQAGISTGILGVLQEKIKVKDTGVKGQYSQLTQEELISLVVKQQDQLSKRDNKIKELEQYIDNLLVRIIEEQPSILMSMNSLK